The genomic window TCTTCGAGATCAGCACCGACAAGGTGGACGCGGAGATACCCGCGCCCTCGGCGGGCGTGCTGGCGGAGATCATGGTCAAGGAAGGCCAGACCGTTCCGGTGCAGACCATCGTCGCCCGGATCGAGACGGACAAGTCGGCCGTCGGTGCGGCGCCCGTGCCGAGCGCTCCGGCCCCGGCAGCCGCGGCTCCCGCGCCGGCGGCGCCGAAGGCCGCGGCTCCCGCTCCGGCCGCTGCTCCCGTTGCCGCTCCCGCGGTGACCAGGAGTGGCGACACGGCGCCGCCGTGGCGCGCGCCGGCGCCGGCGCCGTCCTTCGAGGGCCCGGAGACCGCGGAGGAACGTCTTCGCCGCAAGTCCACGCCCTTGGTGCGCAAGATCGCGGCCGAGCACCAGGTGGACATAGCCGCGATCCCGGGCAGCGGCTTCGCCGGCCGCGTGACCAAGAAGGACATCCTGGGCTACTTGGACGCGGGCACCTTGGAAGCGGGCACCGGCGCACCGGCGCACGGCCGCACCGAAGCGGGTGCGCCACCCCGTGCGGCTGGTGCGCCCGTGCCCTCGGTGCCCGCTGGGGCGTGGGAGGCGACGCCCTGGCCCGGCGACCGCGTCGAGCCGATGAGCCGCATCCGCCAACTCACCGCCGAGCACATGATCTTCTCGCGGCGCACTTCGGCGCACGTCACCTCGTTCTACGAGGTGGACATGCAGCGCATCGCGAAGCTGCGGGAGGCGCACAAGAAGGAGTTCGAGGGTCGCGGCGCGAAGCTCACCTACCTCGGCTTCATCGTGAAGACGGTGGCGGACCAGCTCCGCAAGCACCACGTCCTCAACGCCGCGGTGCAGGGCAGCAACATCATCTATCGGCAACAGATCAACGTCGGCATCGCGGTGGCGCTCGACTGGGGCCTCATCGTGCCGGTGATCAGGAACGCGGACGAGCTGTCGCTCCTCGGCATCGCCAAGACCATGGCGGACCTCGCCGATCGTGCCCGGAACAAGAAGCTAAAGCCCGATGAGGTGCAGGGCGGTACCTTCACGATCACCAACCCCGGCGTGTTCGGCTCGTACATCGGCGCGCCGATCATCAACCAGCCGCAGGTCGCCATCCTCGGCGTGGGCGCGATCGAGAAGCGGCCCAAGGTCGTGACGACCGAGGACGGCACCGACCTCATCGTGCCCCGGATGACCACGATGCTGTCCATCTCCTACGACCACCGGATCGTGGACGGCGCCGACGCCGACCGCTTCATGGCCGATCTCAAGGCCGGGCTTCAGGACTTCTCCGAGGGCGCGCTCTGAGCCGGCATCTTTTCGTGCTGATCTTCGAGGCGTCCCCCGGCAGCGAGGAACGCGCCGACGACGTGATGCGCGCGGCGCGGGCGCGCGCCGAGCCGGCGGGGTGGCACTGCTGGGCGTACCGGAACGAGATCGCACCGAACGAGATAACTTTGTTCCTGGAGGGACCGACGGCCGCGGGCGACGAAGCGCCCGTATTCGGCGACGAGATCGCAGAGCTCAGGGCGCTCGCGCGCCGCTTCGAGCCGGTCCGGTCCCTGGTCGAGCATCCGCTGGAGAGTGGAGCCGCATGATCGAACGCACTTTGATCGTGGAAGGACAGGCGTGGGCCGTGTCCATCGCGGGCCGGTTCACCGTGTACGAGCGGGACGAGTTCCCGGTGCTCTTCGAGCGGCGAGACGCGCACGGCAAGCGGGAGCGGAGGGTGAGCCGCTTCTCGCCGCTCGGAAGCAAGAGCCGCGCCCCGGCTCTGGCCGAGCTGACGGATGCGGAGTTGACGACGCTGTACCGGCAGAGCCAGCCGGACTGGACCTCGCCGGAGCTCGGCTATGCGCGCTCCTGACTCGGACCTTCCGCTGGCGGTAGGGAGCAGCGCGCCCGACTTCGAGCTTGACGCCACTCAAGGCCGCCGCGTGAAGCTGAGCACGCTCCTCCAGAAGGGTCACGTTGCGCTCTACTTCTATCCCGGAAACAACACTCCGGGCTGAAACAAGCAGCTCTCCTCCGTGCGCGAGGAGCAGAGCAACTATGTGGCCAAGGGCGTGCAGACGTTCGGGGTGAACCCGGCATCGGTGGAAAGTCACGAGAAGTACGCGGAGAAATTCAAGTTCAACTTCCCGCTGGTCTCCGATCCAGACCGAAAGGCGGCCGCGGCGTACCACGCCCTGAAGCCCGACGGGAAAGGGATCGCCCGCACGGTGTATCTGATCGGCCGGAGCGGTACGGTGTTGTTCGCGCAGCGTGGCGCACCGGGCGCGGACGTGATCCTCTCGGCGCTGGACTAGGGAACGCGATGGCCGGCGACTTTGACTTCTCGGGCCGAGTGGCGGTCGTGACCGGGGTCGGGCGCGTAGGCCAGATCGGCCATGCGGTCGCCCAGGGCTTCGGCCGCGCGGGCGCCAAGCTTGTCGTCGCCGACCGGAACGCGGTGGAGGTGGCGGCGCGCGCCAGGGAGTTCATGGCCCAGGGCATCGAGGCGCGCCCGGCCGCAGGTGACCTGACGGAGCCGGACGTCGCGCAGTGGATAGTGGAGGAAGCGCTCCAGGCGTTCGGGCGGCTCGACATTCTGGTCAACGTGGCGGGCGGTCTCACCGGCTACGGGCCGATGCTGGAGATGGACGTCAGCGTCCTCGACCGCGAGATCGCCGTGAACGTGAAGACTACGTACCTCGTCTCGCGCGCCGCGGCCAAGGTCATGGTGGGGCAGCGGAGGGGCGCGATCGTCAATTTCGCCTCCATCTCTGCGATCCACGCCAAGCCCTCGATGGCCGCCTATTCCGCCGCCAAAGCGGGCGTCGCCGCGCTCACCCGGAGCCTCGCCCTGGAGCTGCGCGACCATGGCGTCCGCGTCAATGCCGTCGCGCCGGGCGTGGTCCGCACCGACGACAACGTTCGGACCACCGCCGAGCAACCGCCGCGTTGGGTGGAGATCGACGAGATCGTGAACGCGGTGCTGTTCCTCGCCTCGGATCTCTCGGCCGGCATCACCGGCCATGTGCTGCCCGTTTCGCACGGGGAACTCTAGAGCCGTGGAGCTGCGCGGCCGTAATGCGCTGGTAACCGGGGCCGGCATCCGGCTCGGGCGCGCCATCGCCTTCGGGTTGATGCGGCGCGGGGTCAACGTCGCGGTCCACTACTTCCATTCAGCGCACGGCGCCCGGTCCACGGCCGTCGAGGGTGAGGCGGGGGGCGTGAAGATCGCGCTGCTCGAAGCCGATGTGTCGGACGCCGTCCAGGCGGAGGCGCTCGCGGGCCGCGCCTCCGAAGCGCTCGGAGGTCTGGACATCGTGGTGAACAGCGCCGCGATCATGGAGCGCCGCCCGCTCGCCGAGGTCACGCCGGCGGATTGGGACCGGACCATGGACTTGAACCTGCGCGGCGCCTTCTTCGTGGCGAAGGGCGCGGCCTCGGTCATGGCGGAGAAGGGCGGCGCCATCGTCAACATGGCCGACATCGCGGCCTTCGAGCGCTGGAAACAGTACCCGGCGCACTGCATCAGCAAGGCCGGCATCGTCGCGATGACGGAGCTGCTGGCGAAGACCCTCGCGCCGAAGATCCGCGTGAACGCCGTAGCGCCGGGCGCCGTGCTCCTGCCGGAAGACTGGAGCGCCGGCGCGCGCGCGCGGGTGGTCGGATCCACCCCGCTGGGCCGGCTGGGCAGTCCGGGCGACGTGGTGGGCGCGGTGCTGTTCCTGATCGAGCAGGAGTACATCACCGGGGAGACGCTCGTCGTGGACGGCGGGCGGTTGCTGAGATGACCGGCGCGCCGGAAGCGCGATACCTGGAACCCGGCGAGCCGGGAACTACGTTACCACTATCATGAAGAACTACGACCTGATCATCGTCGGCGCCGGACCGGCCGGCCTTTGCGCGGCGCTCTACGCGGGCCGCTCCATGCTGAAGAGCGTGGTGATCGAGCGCGGCGCCCCGGGGGGGGAGCTCCTGAACACCGAGCTCATCGAGGACTATCCGGGCTTCGAGTCCATCAAGGGTTTCGAGCTGTCGGAGAAGATGGCGGCGCATGCGCTCAAGTTCGGCACCGAGATGGTGACGGACACGGTGGCGAGCGTCGAGAAGCGCGACGACGGCACGTTCCTGGTCACGACAGAAAACGGTGAAAATTTCGAGGCGCCGGCCGTGATCCTCACCGCGGGCGGCACCCCCACCAAACTCGGCGTTCCGGGCGAGGCGGAATACGCGGGCAAGGGCGTGTCGTACTGCGCCGTGTGCGACGGGCACTTCTTTCGCGGCGAGGTGCTCGCGGTCGTCGGCGGCGGCGACGCGGCGTGCGAGGAGGCCGAGTTCCTGACCCGGTACGCGTCCAAGGTCTTCATCATCCATCGCCGGAACGCTTTTCGCGCCTCGCCCATCATCCAGAAGCGCGTCTTCGAGAATCCGAAGATCGAGGTGGTCTGGGACACGGTCGTCGAGCACATCGAGGGCGACGGGAAGGCCGTCAAGCACCTCGCGGTCAGGAACGCCGTCAGCGGCGCGACGTCGCAGCTGCCGGTCGGCGGCGTGTTCGTCTTCATCGGCTTCCAGCCCAACACAGGCGTCGTGAAGGGGCACTTCAAGCATGATGCCGCGGGTTACATCGTCACGGACGAGGTGATGATGAGCTCGATCCCGGGCCTCTTCGCGGCGGGCGACCTGCGGGCGCAGCTCACTCGGCAAATCACGACGGCGGTCGGCGACGCCACGACCGCGGTCATCGCCGCGTCCAAGTACCTCGCCGCGCTCAAGGACCGCGAGGCCGCCAAGACGGCTCAGCCGGTTGGCAGCGCCTAGGGTCGTCACGCTCACCAACGGCGCCTTCGCCGAGAACTGCTACCTGGTCGCCGACCCGGAGCGCGGGGAGGCGGTCATCATCGATCCCGGCGAGGAAGCGGGCCTCTTCCTCGCCCGCGCGCGCCACGAGCGCTGGACGCTGCGCGCCGTCTGGCTGACGCACGCGCACCTCGACCACGTGGCAGGGGTGGCGGAGGTCAAGGCCGCGACGGGTGTCCCGGTGCACCTTCACCCTGCCGACCGGCGCCTCTACGATTCGCTCCCGGTACAGGCACAGATGTTCGGCCTCTCCGCTGACGCGCCCCCTCCCCCCGACGCGGACCTGGCCGAGGGCCAGACCGTGAGCGTGGGCGGCCTGGCGTTCGCGGTGCTGCACACTCCCGGCCACACCCCGGGCGGAGTGACCTTCGTCGGCTACGGATCGGCTTTCGCGGGAGACGCGCTATTCGCCGGATCGATCGGCCGCACCGATCTGCCCGGCGGCGACACCGCCACGCTGCTCGCCAGCATCCGGGAAAAGCTCTTCGCCCTGCCGGATGAGACCGTCGTGTATTCCGGCCATGGCCCCGAAACGACGATCGGGGAGGAGAAGCGGTCCAACCCATTCGTGAAGCTGGTGCCCGGGATCAACGCGTGCCTCAAGTGCGGCGCCGAGGTCCGCCCGAAGCCGTGGGGGTGCAAGAACCCGTGCGCCAACTGTGGGTTCGTGTATCCGCTGGGGGACTGTTCCGATTAAGGGGGAGCGGGGAGCGGTACCTCCCGTTGCTCGCCGCGGCGCCAGCAAGCCGCGACGGGCATCCGAAGGTACCGCTCCCCGCTCCCCGCTCCCCGTGCTGGTGGCCGTTCTTGCCCTCGGAGCGATCCTCGTAGTCCGCGCCCCCGCCCAGCAATCGTGCCCGGCACCGCGCCCTTCGCAGTGGTCCGCTGTCCGCGACACTCTCTGGCCGCTCATCGTTCATCGCGACGGCGACGCTACGTGGGCGCACCTCGAGCCGGCGGCGCTGCCCGGCCAGAGCGCGACGTGGTGCAACCCGCTCGCGGCCGACGCGAGCGCCCGGTCAGCCGGGCCCTTGCTCTACGCGCAGTATTGCGCCAGCTGTCACGGCGACGAGGGCCGGGGCAACGGACCCGGTGCCGCGGTCGCCGACCCGCCGCCGTATGACTTCACCAGGCCCGAGTTCGCCGGGATGCGTGAGCCCCCGGGCCCGGCCGTCCTCTACGCGATGGTGACGCGCGGCATCGACGGTACCACGATGCGCGCGCACCGCGAGGTGTTGAGCGGGTGGGAACGGCTCGCGGTGATCGCGTACATCATGGAGATGCCGGGCCGCGCGGCGGCTCAGAACAGTCGCGCGTGGGCGGACACGCTCCGCGCCAGGCGCGATCGCCACTAGCTTCGGGTGATGCCGATGAGCATGACCGTGCGCTCGTGCGCGGCCGGCACACCATGCGGAACGCCCTCCGGCGCGAAGACCAGATCGCCGGCCCCCACTTCGCGCGTTTCGTCGCCGACCGTCACGGTGGCCTTCCCGCTCAACACCAGATAGAATTTGTCCGCGCCCTCGTGAGCGTGGGCCTTCTGCGATTGGCCCGGCTCGAAGCAGTTCAGGCCGAGCCGCAGTCGCGGGGTCGCGAAGCAGTCCAGCTTCTGCATCTTCAGGGCGGCGAATACCGCCCGGGCCGCGACATCGGGAAAGAAGTTCACCATGGGCGATTCCTGGTTGGACACGGACGCACCTCTTGTGGAACGGAAGACTTCCATGACCGATACGCGCATCGAGCGCGATCCTCTGGGCGAACTGGAGGTGCCGGCCTCGGCCCTCTACGGAGTCCAGACGGAGCGCGCCCGCCGCAATTTCCCCATCTCCGGCCTGAAGCCGCTGCCCGCCTTCGTGGACGCCGTCATCCTGATCAAGAAGGCCGCGGCGCTGACCCACCGCGAGACGGGCCGGCTCGACGCGAGGCTCGCCGATGCCATCGCCCGCGCCGCCGACGAGGTGCTGGGCGGGCAGCACCGCGACCAGTTCGTGGTGGACGTATATCAGGCCGGCGCCGGCACCTCGCACAATATGAACTGCAACGAAGTGCTGGCCAACCGCGCCAACGAGCTCCTCGGCCGGAAGCGCGGCGAATACCAGCCGATCCACCCCAACGATCACGTCAACATGGCCCAAAGCACCAATGATGTGATCCCCACCGCCATCCGCCTGGGCGCGCTGTCGCGACTGGCGGGTCTGCTCGGGGCGCTTGACCGTCTCGCTGACGCGTTCGCCGAGAAAGGCAGAGCGTTCGACCACATCATGAAGTCGGGCCGTACCCATCTTCAGGACGCGACCCCGATCCGCCTCGGCCAGGAGTTCGCGGCGTACACCGGCACCATCCGCCGCGGCCGCGCCCGCATCGAGCGGTCGGCGGACGATCTGCGCGACCTCGGCATCGGCGGCACGGCCGTCGGCACCGGTCTCAACGCGGAGCCGCAGTACCCGACCCTGATGGTGAAGCACCTCAAGGCGCTCACCGGCCTCGAGCTCCGTGCCGGCGCGGACCGCGTCCAGCTGATGCAGTCGCTCGGCGACGTGGCCGCCTTCTCGGGAGCGCTGCGCGCCTATGCCATAGATCTCAACAAGATCGCGAACGACCTGCGCCTGCTCGCCTCCGGCCCACGCACCGGCTTCGCGGAGATCCTCCTGCCCGCGGTGCAGCCGGGCTCGAGCATCATGCCCGGCAAGGTGAACCCCAGCATCGCCGAGATGGTGAACCAGGTCTGCTATCAGGTGATGGGGAACGACCAGACAGTGGCGCTCGCGGCGGAGGCCGGCCAGCTGGAGCTGAACGTCATGATGCCGGTCATCGCGCACAACCTGATCTTCGCGATGGAGATCCTGACCAGCGCCTCGGCGGTGCTGAACGAGCGGTGCGTGGCCGGCATCCAAGCCGACGAGGCTGCCTGCGCGCACTGGCTCGAGCGGAGCCCCGCGATCGTCACGGCGCTGGCCCCGAAGATCGGCTACGCCGAGGCCGCGAAGCTCGCCAAGGAAGCGGTGGCGAAGAACGTCACGGTCCGCCAGCTAGTCGAGGAGAAGGGGATCCTCAAAGGCAAGGAGCTGGAAGACATCCTCGACTACCGGAAGATGACCGAGCTGGGGGTCCCTGGAGAGGGTCAGAGCTCCGCCGGCTGATCAGCGCGTCCGCGGAGCCGAGGCTCCCAGGTTGCCCGGCGGGCCTCGAAGGACCGTCAGGGCTGAGGCTCGCGTCCACGGGCGGGCACGAAGAGGGGCTCTCCGAACCTGGATTCGCCGAACCGGCCGAGGAGATCCTGCACCCGCTCCGAGACCATCCAATCCGCGAAGGCGCGCGCCCCCGCCGCATTCACCCGCGGGCGTCCCGCCGGGTTCACCTCTATCACGTGGTAGACATTGAGTAATGCCGGCTCGCGCTCGCGCATCGGTACAAGGCTCACCCGGGAGCGAAGGCTGCCGTACGTCGCCCGGTCGGTGAGCGTGTACCCGCGCCGCTCGTCGGCGATCAGCAGCGTCATCGACATTCCCTGTCCGCTCTCCAGGTAGCCCGGCCAGGCGGGCCGGCCCCCGGCCTCCCGCCAGAGCAGAAGTTCCCGCTGATGAGTGCCTGACGAATCACCGCGCGACACCAACACGGCGCGTGCCGCGGCCATCCGCCGCATCGCCTCGGCGGCGGTCGGTGCGTCGCGGACTGAGGCAGGATCGTCCGCCGGCCCGACGATCGTGAAGTAGTTTGACGCCACAACGAAGCGCCGTACCGCGTTCCCGGCGCGAACGAACGCTTCTTCCGAGGCGGGCGAGTGTACCAGCAGCACGTCCGCGTCGCCGCGCTCCCCCATCCGCAGGGCCTGCCCCGAGCCCACCGCGACCACCCGCAAGTGATAGCCGGTCGCGCGCTCGAAGGCCGGCCCCAGGGAATCGAGCAGGCCGGTGTCGTACAGCGAGGTCGTCGTGGCCAGCAGCACGACGCCGCGGGAAGGCGCCTGCGCCGAGCCAATTGAGGGCACGAGAGTTGCAATTGTCAGTAGTGCCGTCAGGCGCACGCGCTGCTCCTATCCCACTGTGGGTCTGTAGGATATGGGGCCGACGGCGGTCGTGCAAAGACGACGGGGATCCCGGAGTTTGGGACATTGCGGCCCACGGCCGCGGAGGAGGCGTGTACATGCGCGTGACAACCTGGGCCGAATACGGCCTGATGGTGACGATCCATCTGGCACGGCGGGCCGGCGAGGGCCCGGTCCCGGCCCGCGAGATGGCGGAGAAGGAACAGCTCCCGGCCGATTACGTCGAGCAGATCCTGCTGCGACTTCGGCGGGCCGGACTCGTGAACTCGGTGCGAGGCGCCCGCGGCGGCTACATGCTTGCCCGTCCGGCCGCCGAGGTCTCGGTAAAGGACGTCCTCGACGCCTCCGAGCACGGAACCTTCGAGGTCAACTGCGAGCGCCATCAGGTGGGCGTCGCGCGTTGCGCTCCGGATGCCTCGTGCTCCATCAGGCCGGTCTGGCAACTGCTCCATCGGAGGATCGACGAGGTGCTCGATGCGATCCACCTGTCGGACCTGATGCTGGATGAGTCCGAGGTCCGGGTGGCGATCGGTCTCGAGGAAGCGGCCGTCCCGGTCTGAGCCTTGCGCGGGGCCCCCGCGCCGGCGTTCGTTCCGGTGTGACCGGATCGCGAACGGCGGCGGCGGGGTCCCCGGCGCTGACAACCGAAGAACTGGCGCGATACGCGCGCCACCTGGTGCTGCCGCAGGTCGGTATTGACGGCCAGCGGCAGCTCAAGGCGGCGCGCGTTCTGCTGATCGGAATGGGTGGCCTGGGCTCTCCGGCCGGCCTCTACCTCGCGGCTGCGGGCGTCGGCACGCTCGGCCTGGTGGATTTCGACGTCGTCGAGCACTCGAATCTCCAGCGCCAGGTGGTCCACGGCACGGCGGACGTAGGACGCTCGAAGGTCGCTTCCGCCGCTGCGCGCCTCGCGGACGTCAATCCCAACGTCTCCATCGAGCCGCACGAGACGCGGCTCGCCAGCGGCAACGCGCTCGGGATCCTTGCCGAGTACGACGTGATAGTGGACGGGAGCGACAACTTCCCGACGCGTTATCTGGTGAACGATGCGTGTGTCCTGCTCGGCAAGCCCGACGTTTACGGGAGCATCTACCGATTCGAGGGGCAGGTTTCGGTTTTCTGGGGCGAGCGCGGGCCGTGTTACCGCTGCCTCTACCGCGACCCGCCTACTCCCGAGCTGGTGCCGTCGTGCGCGGAGGGCGGCGTACTCGGCGTGCTGCCTGGGATCATCGGGTCGCTTCAGGCCATGGAGGCGATCAAGCTGCTGCTCGGCGCGGGCGATACGCTGGTCGGACGGCTCGTGCTGCTCGATGCCCTGAAGATGGGCTTTCGAGAGTTGACGCTGGACAAGGATCCCGGGTGCCCCGCGTGCGGCGAGCATCCCACGATCGACCACCTGATCGACTACGAGGCGTTCTGCGGTGTGGCGCCGCCGGCGCGGGAGGGAGCCGACGCCATGGAAGTGACGGCCCGCGAGCTGAAGGACGAGCTGGAGCGTGGCAAGCGCGTCGTGCTCGTCGATGTGCGCGAACAGTACGAGTGGGAGATCTGCCACATCGATGGGAGCACCTTGATTCCGCTCGGCGAGCTGCAGGACCGGACCGCCGAGCTCGATCCGGATGCCGACATCGTGACGATCTGCCACCAGGGGTCCCGCGCGCGACAGGCTGCGTTCTTCCTGCGGGCCGAAGGAAAGAAGGGAGTGCGCACCCTGACCGGTGGGGTGGATGCGTGGGCGATGGACGTCGATCGGGGGATGGCGAAGTACTGAAGTGCCGAAGGTGGGACTCGAACCCACACGGGCTTGCGCCCACGGCGCCCTGAACGCCGCGCGTCTACCAGTTCCACCACTCCGGCGAAGGGATGCATAATACGCTGAAGAGCCCCAGAGTTGAAGAGTTGGACTTTTCGACTCTGCAACCCGTTCTTGTCTCCCCGGAACCCTCTCTCTATCTTCGGTTTACGACACGCGTGGCCTCGATTCTCCAGCCCCCATCAACCGCCCGTCCTCCCCGGGCCGCCCGCCCGATTCGGGCCATTGCCCGGAATCCGCGCGCGCGTCACGACTACGAGATCCTCGACAAGTGGGAAGCGGGGCTGGTGCTCTCCGGCACCGAGGTGAAGGCGCTCCGGGCCGGGCGCGCGACCCTGGTGGGCGCCTTCGCGCGGGTGAAGCGCGGTGAGGTATGGCTCGAGGGCCTGCACATCCCGCCGTACGATGCGGGCAACATCCACAACCACGATCCGCTCCGCACCCGCAAGCTGCTCATGCATCGCAAGGAGATCCGGCGCCTGATCGGGGCGGTGGAACAGAAGGGATTCGCGCTGGTCCCGCTGGAGCTCTACTTCAAGGGGCCTAACGCGAAGGTGGTGGTCGCGCTGGGGAGGGGCAAGAAGGACCACGACCGTCGTGAGGACATCAAGAAGCGCGACGCGGAGCGTGAGATGGCGCGGGTGGCGAGGCGGCGGTGAGCGCGCGGCTGGCGGCGGCGGCGCTCCTGGCGTGGTACTCGGTGGCGCCGATCGCGGTCACGATCGCCTCGCCCCGGGGCGAGCGCCGGGTGCCGGTGAGGGTCGAGCGCGGGTATCCTGCCGTCGCCGTGGCCCAGCTCGCCCCGGTCCTCAGCGTGGAAGCGGCCGCGCCGCAGGCCGGCGCCGTGTCGGTCAGGGTGCTGGGCCGGCAGTTCGATTTCGTGCTCGACGCCGGCTATTTCCGCTTCGACGGTCGGATCTACACCTTGGCGGGAAGCCCGTACGTCGCGCGCGACTCCGTGTTCCTTCCGTTCCAGTGGCTGGTCGAGTATCTCCCGCGTTTCTTCGATGGCGTCTTCCGATACGACGTCGCGCGCGGACGGTTCGAGGAGCGGCCCGGGGGCGCCGCCCTGCGTCCCGCCGCGCCGGGCGCCGCTTTGCCGGCGGTGCCGGCCGTCGGGGTGAGGACGCCGGCGGCCGCGCATCGTCGCCGGGTCGTGGCGCTGGATCCCGGTCACGGCGGCCCCGACCTCGGCATGACCGGGCCGCTCGGCGGCCGGCCGTTCCTGCGCGAGAAGGACGTGACGCTCGCGGTCTCGCGCCTGGTGGCCGAGGAGTTGCGGCGGCGCGACGTGGGCGTGGTGCTCACCCGCACGTCCGACACCCTCATCGCCCTAGGCGATCGCGGGCGGATCGCGGGGGCGCGCGGCGCTGACCTGTTCGTCTCGGTCCACGTCAACGCGGCCAACCCGCGCTGGCGTGACGCCGAGAGCGCGCGCGGGTTCGAGACGTACTTCCTCGCCGAAGCGCGCACCGAGGACGCGCGGCGCGTGGCCCGGATGGAGAATGCCTCGGTCCGTTTCGAGACGACCGCCGATGCGACCGATGGCGACCCGCTCTCGTTCATCCTGAACGACCTGGCCCAGAACGAGCACCTCCGTGAGTCGAGCCGGCTGGCCGACCTGGTGCAGGACGCGCTCTCGGGCGTGCACCCCGCGGAGAGCCGCGGCGTGAAACAGGCTGGGTTCATGGTGCTGGCGACGTCCTACATGCCGGCGGTGCTGGTGGAGATCGGCTTCGGAAGCAACCAGCCGGAGGCGCGCTACCTCACCGGCGCAGCCGGTCAGCGCCGACTGGCGCGGGCCATCGCGGACGGCATCGCGCGCTACCTCGCGGAGTACGAACGCCGCGTGGCGGCTGGGAATCCATGACCGCGGGCACAGGCGCACAGCCGCCCAGCCGCACAGTCGCATCGCTCGGTGCGCCCGTGCTCCTGTCCGTCTGTGCCCTCTTGCTGTGCGGCTGCGCCTACTACAACGGCATGTACAACGCCAAGCGCTGGAGCCGCGCGGCGGAACGGTCTGAGCGCGCGGGCCGCACGTCCGAGGCGCGCGAGCGATGGCAGCGCGCGGCGATTCATGCCGAGTCGCTGACCGCGCGTCACCCGCGCTCGCGCTGGGCCGACGACGCCATGCTGGTGCGTGGCCGCGCGGCCCTGCACCTCGAGCTGAACACCGAGGCGGCGGCGCTGCTCACGCGGGCGGCCCGGCAGGCCGGCGAGCCGGAGCAGCGGCTCGAGGCGCTGCTGCTGCTGGGTCGAGCCAACCTGGCGCTGCGGCGTCACGCCGACGCGCGATCGGCCTTCGACTCGGCGGTCGGGTCGTCGTCCAACCAGCGGCGGGCCGAGGCGCTGTTGTACCGCGGCCGGACCCTCCTGGCGATGGGTGCGCCGGCCGACGCGCTCACGGACTTCAACCTGTCCACCCACCCGCGCGCGCGCTTCGAGCGCGCGCGGGCGGCTCTGGCTCTCCGTGACACGGCCTTGGCGCGCGCGACGTTCGATTCGCTGGCCACGGAACGGCGGTACGCGGAGCGCGACTGGCTGCCGGCGCTGGACAGTCTCGCGGCGGCCGGGACGCGGCAGCAGGCGGCGCTGATGGTAGACGCGCTGGCGCGGCGCGAGGATCTCGGCCGCGGCGAGCGCGCCCGGCTTCTTCTGGAGGACGGTGAGCGGGCGGCTAACGCGGGCGATGACGCGGCCGCGCTCTCGAGGTTCGGAGCGGTGGAGGAGTTGGTACCGGACAGTGCCGAGGCCAAGTCCGCCAGCGTGCGCTCGGAGCGGATCGCCCTGCGCGCCGCGCGAACCGACGACGAGGTCGCGGCGATCAGGGAGCGCCTCAGTGATCTGATGCAGCAGGGGGCGGCCGGCGCGCGCGAGGCGCAGCCGCTGCTCCGCCTGCTCGACAAGGCCGACGGTCTGGAGCGTTTGTCGGCGACGCCCGACGCGTTCTGGTATCTTCGCGCCGAGTTGATTCGTGATTCGCTCCGTGCCCC from Gemmatimonadales bacterium includes these protein-coding regions:
- a CDS encoding SDR family oxidoreductase produces the protein MELRGRNALVTGAGIRLGRAIAFGLMRRGVNVAVHYFHSAHGARSTAVEGEAGGVKIALLEADVSDAVQAEALAGRASEALGGLDIVVNSAAIMERRPLAEVTPADWDRTMDLNLRGAFFVAKGAASVMAEKGGAIVNMADIAAFERWKQYPAHCISKAGIVAMTELLAKTLAPKIRVNAVAPGAVLLPEDWSAGARARVVGSTPLGRLGSPGDVVGAVLFLIEQEYITGETLVVDGGRLLR
- a CDS encoding peroxiredoxin; amino-acid sequence: MRAPDSDLPLAVGSSAPDFELDATQGRRVKLSTLLQKGHVALYFYPGNNTPGUNKQLSSVREEQSNYVAKGVQTFGVNPASVESHEKYAEKFKFNFPLVSDPDRKAAAAYHALKPDGKGIARTVYLIGRSGTVLFAQRGAPGADVILSALD
- a CDS encoding MBL fold metallo-hydrolase produces the protein MAAPRVVTLTNGAFAENCYLVADPERGEAVIIDPGEEAGLFLARARHERWTLRAVWLTHAHLDHVAGVAEVKAATGVPVHLHPADRRLYDSLPVQAQMFGLSADAPPPPDADLAEGQTVSVGGLAFAVLHTPGHTPGGVTFVGYGSAFAGDALFAGSIGRTDLPGGDTATLLASIREKLFALPDETVVYSGHGPETTIGEEKRSNPFVKLVPGINACLKCGAEVRPKPWGCKNPCANCGFVYPLGDCSD
- a CDS encoding dihydrolipoamide acetyltransferase family protein, encoding MARIDVIMPQMGESIAEGTLSKWLKKLGDEVKRDEPIFEISTDKVDAEIPAPSAGVLAEIMVKEGQTVPVQTIVARIETDKSAVGAAPVPSAPAPAAAAPAPAAPKAAAPAPAAAPVAAPAVTRSGDTAPPWRAPAPAPSFEGPETAEERLRRKSTPLVRKIAAEHQVDIAAIPGSGFAGRVTKKDILGYLDAGTLEAGTGAPAHGRTEAGAPPRAAGAPVPSVPAGAWEATPWPGDRVEPMSRIRQLTAEHMIFSRRTSAHVTSFYEVDMQRIAKLREAHKKEFEGRGAKLTYLGFIVKTVADQLRKHHVLNAAVQGSNIIYRQQINVGIAVALDWGLIVPVIRNADELSLLGIAKTMADLADRARNKKLKPDEVQGGTFTITNPGVFGSYIGAPIINQPQVAILGVGAIEKRPKVVTTEDGTDLIVPRMTTMLSISYDHRIVDGADADRFMADLKAGLQDFSEGAL
- a CDS encoding SDR family NAD(P)-dependent oxidoreductase; amino-acid sequence: MAGDFDFSGRVAVVTGVGRVGQIGHAVAQGFGRAGAKLVVADRNAVEVAARAREFMAQGIEARPAAGDLTEPDVAQWIVEEALQAFGRLDILVNVAGGLTGYGPMLEMDVSVLDREIAVNVKTTYLVSRAAAKVMVGQRRGAIVNFASISAIHAKPSMAAYSAAKAGVAALTRSLALELRDHGVRVNAVAPGVVRTDDNVRTTAEQPPRWVEIDEIVNAVLFLASDLSAGITGHVLPVSHGEL
- the trxB gene encoding thioredoxin-disulfide reductase; this encodes MKNYDLIIVGAGPAGLCAALYAGRSMLKSVVIERGAPGGELLNTELIEDYPGFESIKGFELSEKMAAHALKFGTEMVTDTVASVEKRDDGTFLVTTENGENFEAPAVILTAGGTPTKLGVPGEAEYAGKGVSYCAVCDGHFFRGEVLAVVGGGDAACEEAEFLTRYASKVFIIHRRNAFRASPIIQKRVFENPKIEVVWDTVVEHIEGDGKAVKHLAVRNAVSGATSQLPVGGVFVFIGFQPNTGVVKGHFKHDAAGYIVTDEVMMSSIPGLFAAGDLRAQLTRQITTAVGDATTAVIAASKYLAALKDREAAKTAQPVGSA
- a CDS encoding c-type cytochrome — encoded protein: MAVLALGAILVVRAPAQQSCPAPRPSQWSAVRDTLWPLIVHRDGDATWAHLEPAALPGQSATWCNPLAADASARSAGPLLYAQYCASCHGDEGRGNGPGAAVADPPPYDFTRPEFAGMREPPGPAVLYAMVTRGIDGTTMRAHREVLSGWERLAVIAYIMEMPGRAAAQNSRAWADTLRARRDRH
- a CDS encoding cupin domain-containing protein: MSNQESPMVNFFPDVAARAVFAALKMQKLDCFATPRLRLGLNCFEPGQSQKAHAHEGADKFYLVLSGKATVTVGDETREVGAGDLVFAPEGVPHGVPAAHERTVMLIGITRS